Genomic DNA from Pseudomonas fitomaticsae:
AGACTGACCAGCAGCGCGCCGACGATGAGCATCGACATGTCGCTGCGGCTGATGGAGGCGAGGATCAGCACACCCAGGCCGCCGGCGCCGATGGTCGCGGCGATGGTCATCACGCCGATGTTCATCACCACGGCGGTGCGTACGCCGGCGAGGATCACCGGCACTGCGATCGGCAACTCGACCATGCGCAGGCGCTGGCCGAAGGTCATGCCGATGCCGCGCGCGGCTTCACGAATGCCCGGTTCGACACCGGTCAGGGCGAGGTAGGTGTTGCGCATGATCGGCAGCAGTGAATAAAGGAACACGGCGGTGATCGCCGGCATCGGGCCGAGGCCCTGGCCGAATTTCGAATAGAACGGCAGC
This window encodes:
- a CDS encoding ABC transporter permease, producing MEFLNAFSHLDWQQVMHLTWQHITLVGIAVSLAILIGVPLGILMTRFPSLAGPLQASATVLLTVPSIALFGLLLPFYSKFGQGLGPMPAITAVFLYSLLPIMRNTYLALTGVEPGIREAARGIGMTFGQRLRMVELPIAVPVILAGVRTAVVMNIGVMTIAATIGAGGLGVLILASISRSDMSMLIVGALLVSLLAIFADLILQWLQRSLTPKGLLK